A stretch of DNA from Mucilaginibacter daejeonensis:
CATGCTTCAACATCTCGGCGTAGCCCGACAGGATCTGGCGTGGTGGTAAGGTCTGTAAGAATGCTGGTTCAATGAATACAGCTTTAGGCTGGGTAAAGGTGCCGATGATGTTCTTCAGGTTATCGAAGTCGATACCCGTTTTACCGCCTACCGAGGCATCCACTTGTGATAACAAGGTGGTGGGCACCTGTACAAAGTCGATACCGCGCTTGTAGGTGCTGGCCGCAAAGCCGCCCATATCACCGATCACGCCGCCGCCCAGATTGATCATCAACGCGTGACGATCGGCTCCAAAGTCGATCAGCATTTTCCAGATGCCTGCGCAAAAGTCGATGTTCTTGCTTTCCTCACCGGCATTAACCTCTATCACATCATACTGATCGTTCAAATGTTCAAAGCGGCTTTGCAGCAGTGGTAAACAATGTTCGCCAGTGTGCTCATCAGTGAGGATGAAAAAGCGGGAATAATTACCTTGTTCAACTAAATTGACCAGCTGATCAAGGGTGTCGTTAAAATATACGGGATAGCTAATACTTTCGAGAGTCTCCATTATGTTAAACGACCATGATCTTTTTGGATCTGAATTCGACCACATCGCCGCGCTTTACTTTCAAACGCTTACGCAGATCGACCTGGCCGTTATATTTCACCTCACCTTCGGCAACAACGATCTGTGCCTCGCCGCCGGTATACACTAAACCGGTAGCCTTAAGGAGTTGGATCATAGGGATAAAATCTCCCTCGAGTTTAAATTCGATCATGGTGGCCGCAAAAATAAACTATTAAGACATAAGATCGTTATAAAGATCCATTTTTCTAACTTTGCACATGATGCGAGATAAAGAGATACCGACTGCTGCAAAACACAGACCTTCATTCGATAATACCCAAATAGCTTTCAAACACGCTTCTGATGCCGACCTTAAAAGGGCTTATTGGCTGTTCACTGCTATCAATAATAACTTTTTAGTAAAGGTAGGTCCGGGCCTTACCAACTTTGCCATGAACATCGGTTTACCGATCAAAGGCCTGATCAAAGCCACTATATTTAAGCAATTTTGCGGCGGCGAGACCATTGCCGAATGCGATGCCACGATAAAGAAACTTTACAGCGGTGGCGTAGGTACTATTTTAGATTACTCGGTAGAGGGCGAAGAAGAAGAGCGCGTTTTTGACGCCACCCGCGATGAGATCATTCGCACGATCGAGCGTGCCACCACCGATCCTGCCGCCATACCCATCACGGTATTTAAAGTAACAGGCGTAGGCCGTTTTGCCCTGCTTGAAAAATTGGATGCCGGTACGCCCCTGACTCCTGCCGAAGAAACAGAATGGCAAAAGGTACAGGCGCGTGTACAGGCTATTTGTCAAAAAGCCCATCAGTCGGGCATACCGGTCATGATCGATGCCGAGGAGACGTGGATACAAGATACTATAGATAAGCTGGCCATCAGTATGATGCGCCGCTTTAATAAAAACAAGGCCATTGTTTACAATACTTACCAGATATACCGCCATGACAAGCTGGCCTCGTTAAAGTTGGACCATGATGTGGCCCGTACCGGGGAGTTTTACCTGGGCGTTAAGGTGGTACGTGGCGCCTACATGGAGAAAGAACGTAAACGTGCCCAGGAAATGGGTTATCCATCGCCTATACAACCTAATAAAGCTGCTGCCGACCGCGATTATGATGCGGCCCTGCGCTTTTGCGTAGAGAATATTGATCGCATCGCTTTAGTGGCCGGCACGCACAATGAGGCAAGTTGCCTGCTATTGGCAGACCTGCTTGATGAGTTGAATATACCGCACAACCACCCTCATGTGTATTTTTCGCAATTGTTGGGCATGAGCGATAATTTGAGCTTCAACCTTTCGGACTCGAGCTACAACGTGGCCAAATATGTGCCGTATGGCCCGGTGAAAGCCGTGATGCCTTACCTGTTCCGCAGGGCTCAGGAGAACACTTCCATTGCCGGACAGACCAGCCGCGAACTTACGCTCATCTCGAAAGAAAAAGCACGCCGCGGTATCTGATCCACTATGTGACCTAAAAAAAAGGCGCTTACCATCGACTGGTAAGCGCCTTTTTTGTTCATCTGTGATCTATCACGGCTCTATGAAACTGCCATCGCCCCGGCGGCGTAATGCACGCCCACCACGCGATGGTGAGCCTGTCCATTTTTGCAGGTTAGCGCGTACACTGAACATGAAGTAGCGGCTCAGCGCATTGGTGAGCGTGTTGGTCACCGAGTTATCGGTGGTCACTTGATTTACAAAGTTATTCTGCTTCAAAATATCGAATACCTGGAAGCGCACCGTTAGTGACCGGCGAGCGAAAAATTGATTCTCGATATATGCATTGATCACCAATGGGTTGCGGCTCAAGTAATTGGGAATGCCGCTCACAAAGTTCTTGCTGCCATTGTAACCGAACTCTAGCGTGCGGTTCTTGAGCAAGTACAACTTGCCATCGATCGCTATGGCCGTGGTGCGGATATCGGTATTAGACGCCGGGTTAGATGCAAAGAACGTACGCGTAATATCATATACCACATACGGGTTCAGCTCAATGGTCTCATTCGGGTTCATACGGGGGCCTAATCTTTCATTTAGGCGCCACACTACCCTATCGTTGGTCACATTGTTCAACATCGATATGTTTTTGGCATAACCTACGCTACCATTGAGCGAGAGGTTATACTTGCGGTCGGCCAATTGCTTTTGAATGTTGTAGTTACCGTTCACGCTGTAATTTCCATTCAGGTTCACAAAACGGGTCTCATTTTTAAAAGCGCCGTAAGCATCAGGGATACGCACGTTATTGGTCACGATCTGGTTGGCTACAATGGAGGTATTAACATTGGCCGACAGGTTAAGCTTTGAATTAGCGATGTAGTTATTATACTGGGTCAGAATGGTGTGCCTGAACGCCGGTTTAAGATCTGGGTTACCCACAACGGGGTTTTGAGGGTTGGATACATCGCGCACAGGCTGTATCTGGTTAAAGGTAGGCTCTTGCGGGTTACCGGTATAGTTGACCGAAAAGCGTTGCTGACGCGACCATACATATTGAAAACGGGCGATCGGTATCAGATTAAAGTAACTGCGGTCACTGGTGACGTTCCCTTGCGATACTCGCGTTCCGCTCAAATTGGTAGGTACAGCAGTCACACCCAACGAAAGGTTATACTTGGTTTGATTGACCCGGTAGTTCAAAGCGATGCGCGACTCGGTGAACGAATAGTTGTACACGTTGCTCAAGCTATCGATGTTAACGCGCTGGCCGTTGTTCAGTATGTTACTTGTAAAGGCCGTATTATCATATCCACGGTAATTCACCTGCGCATTGAATTCCACTTGCGAGGTAGTGGTCAAAGGTTCCACATAGGTGAAACTCGTGCGGATGTTGCGGGTCAGGTTATCGCGCTCGATATAACGATGCACAACCGAGTCTTTAAGTACGCGATCGCTAGCATCAGCGTAGTAAATAATATTGTTGTTCTGCTCATTGTCCTGCTCCACCTTGGCCGTGTTATAGTTGACCTGGAAGCTCAGGTTACGGCGTGGTTTTTTGAATAGGTGCTGATAGAATACCAACCCACCGAAAGAAGGCGAACGGTTGAAACTATTGTTAAGCCCCAAACGGTCCTGGTGGCGTAGGCCGGTCTCGAACCTTGACGACTGGCTCAGGTTATCGGCATTAGCTATGTTCACAGTAGGTGTGATCTGTAAAAAGTTGGCACTGTCGATCTGGTAATCCATCTTGAACTCGAACCTGTGCGTTTTGCGGTTATTTTGTGCCTGGCTGTTGGCAACGAAGAAGATGGTACTATCGCCCCTGTTCTGCGTCAGCGTATTAAAGAACTGTTGGCCGTTGCTATTGTTCAAGCTATTCACGTTGCTAAAGTTGAAGCCGTAGCTACCGGTCACCTGTATCTTTTTACCCCACTGATCGCTGTAGCTGATGGTCGGCCCTCCCGTTCTGGTGGTACCACCAGAACCACTACTGCTGCTGTTGCCTCCCTGACCTCCGCCGGGGCCACCCGGCCCGCCTGCCGACCCGCCATTAGACCCCGTTGACGCGACACCGTTCACGGTATTGCGCAGATCACCAATAACACCCACTTGCTGGTTCCCGTTGAGGCGTTGGAGGAAAAGTCGTCCTTCATAACGTTTGTCATTACCTACCCCGGCGTTGGCCCTAATGATGTTGCCTACCGATCGGTCTGCTCGTGTGGTGATGTTCAATACCTTTTCGGGGTCACCATCCTTGATGCCGGTACGTGCAGCGGCGTCACCATAATCGTCAACCACCTGTATCTTATCTACGATGTCGGCAGGTAAGTTCTGTATGGCTTGGGCCACGTTGCCGCCCGAGTACACCTTGCCATTAAGTTTTACCTTGGTCACACTTTGCCCCTGGTGGGTCACTGACCCATCGGATCCGACCTCCATACCTTCCATCTTTTTGAGCACCTCATCAACAGTTGCATTCGGCCGCACTTTATAGTCTGAGGCACGGTATTCAACGGTATCGGTCTTGTAAGTGATGCTGGGTGCCTGTACGGTCACGGCGTCAAGCACACGCGAATCGGTATTAAGAACAAATGGGTCGAGCACGAGGCGTGGTATGGCATCGTTGTTCAGCATGCGCTTTACCATGGGCCGGTAACCTATATTGGTAATGGTGATCACGAACGTGGCCGACCTCACATTTTTGAAGATGAAGATACCGTCGGCGTTGGTGGTGGTAACGGCGCTGTCTGTAGCGGTCTTTAATTTAACGGTAGCACCGATCACTGCCTCATCGGTCGAATCCTTCACGATACCGCTTACTTCACGGGTGAGCAAAGGCGGCCTTGTAGTACCACCTGGCCGGCCGGGCACCTGCGCATACAGCACTGACGATAAAAAGAGTATGGTGATAAAGGTAAAAAGTATTTTCATAAAGTGTGTTAAAGTAGGTTCAGGGTTTAGCCAGTGTGTATTTACCCCAAACATCGGTAGGCGTCGTCATGTCGCCCATTTGCCCGCCAAAGCCACCGCTCAAGCCAAAGCCTCCGCCATTTCCGTCCCCGCCACCCTGTCGTGCGTCGCCGCCCTGACGCCCGCCTTCACCACGGTTACGGCGACCGAACTGGATGCCATTGAGTTTGATATTGTAAGCGATCTCGGTAGCTTTATCTGCGTTTAGTTCGAGCAGATCAAGCGGCAATGCTAATTCATAAGAGAGCGTGCCATGAGCGTCGAAGCCGATCGATACTTTGATGCCATACGTATTATAAATGGATACCAGTGTGTCGGTCACTTCTTTAACACCTAAAACACTCAATTCCTTAGCGCCAGCCACAGTTTGCTTGTAGCCGGCCACCATTGCAGCAGTATCGGTAGCCCCGTTGCGTCCTCTGAAGCCACGCATGCCTCCCCGTCCACCCAATGGGTATTCGATCATGGCAGCATCCTTCTCTTTCTTTTTGCCGTCGCGATTGATGGTGAAGGTAAGTCCACCGTTCAAAAGCTTGCTAATAGTGGGCTGATCATCACAGCTGATGGCCAAATAAAGCTTGGTGGCATCATTGGCTAAGGTATAATGTAAGTTGGTGGCCCGGCTATGCACGGGTAGTGTTCCCCATTCGGTCAGCTTTCCATCTACCTTCACCCCGGCCGGTGCTTTTACACCTGCGTCCATGTCTTTACGCTGGGCCGTTGCCGACAGCGAGATGAAACAAAAGGCTGTGATGGATAATATAGCTCGGGTAAAAGCAGATCCGGTTGCGGGGCAGTTCATATGGCGGGATGTTGGTAAAGTGCTTGCGGTTATTGGTCGTGATAAGGTGATCAGGTCAATTATCCAAAAATACTTATCGCGTGGTCAACTGCTGAGTTGGGTGAGTAATAAATTGAATACAATACTCTATTTAAGTGATCTTGTTACACGATAAAAGCTGCAGAAAAGCCGGTCTATAAAAAAGGTTAAAAAAACGCCGGTTGAGTTTAAACCAAATGTGCTATTTTCCGTCCATTATAGGTTAAACACATCTATCAACCTTGAAAAAGCATCTACTACTCTTTTTTTCATTATTTATATTTTGTTCAGGCTTTGCCCAGGAAACGGTGGAGCGAACTCGAAAATTCACGGCAGACGTGGTCGAGAAGTACTCGGTATTGAAGACCAACGACACGGTAATGCATGGCACCTATGCGGCTTATATACGCAAAACGCTGGTGGCTGCGGGCCGTTACGATAATAATAAGAAGGTAGGCACCTGGACGTTCTTTGATGCGCAGGGCAAGTTATGCCAGCGCTTCAACTACGATCGGTCAGCTTTAATATATGAAGCACCGATCGACAGCCTGAGCGGCATTAGATACCTGGTAGATGATTCCCTAAAGAATGACCCTAAGTTCACCCGCCCGGTAAGGATCGGTGGGCGCTTTTACGGTTTTTTGAGCTACATCAATTTGGTACGTTTACCCAAGGCATACGCAGGTTTAAGCAATGAGACCGACCGCGTTTCAATGGAACTACTGATCAGTCCGGGTGGACGGCTGGCTGAGTTCAAGTTGCGGATCGGTTACGCCAATGTGCCCATGTCTGACGGTGACGAGATGCTAACCCTTAACACCAAGTTGCTGACCGACGAAGACAAAGTATTTTTACCGGCCACACTGAACGATCAACCTATCGGCATACGAATGATCATCCCCTGTTACTTTTACAAGTATGACGAGATAAGAATGAGATAACAAAAAAGGCCACCTAGATCAGGTGGCCCTTTTTGTGAATGTTGTGTGATCTTAGTGACCGTGATGGCCATCAGGGCCATGTGCATGACCGTGAGCCAGTTCTTCAGGATTAGCTGGACGAACGTTAATGATCTCGCCCTTGAAATGCAGTTCCTGACCAGCCATAGGGTGATTCAGATCAACGATCACCGAATCCTCTACTACTGATACCACCTGGCCCTGAAAACGGTTGCCCTGGTTATCCTGCAAAGGCAATATCGAACCTACCTCAGGCATATCCTGCCCCTGGAACATCTCTTTAGGCAAGTTGGCCACGGCTTCATCATTGTATTCGCCATAAGCATCTTCAGCGCTCAGTTTGAAGTCGAATTTATCGCCTGTGCTCAGTGTGCTCAGGTTATCTTCAAAACGTGGCAGCATCTGGCCGGCACCGTATAAAAAGGTAAGTGGTTGTTCTAACGTGGTGCTTTCAACTAAAGCTTCTGTGCCGTCTTCCTGGTTAACATACAGGTCGTAAGTTAACGAAACGACGTGTTGCGGTTCAATTTTCATCAGTTATCGATTTTAATTAAAAAGCTATTAAAGCTTTATTTGTTTGATTGCTTCCTCTACCGAGTGTACTGGCAGGCCACAGGTACGGTCCTTGCAAATGAAGAAACGCGTGTCATCAGCTACCCGATCTTGCAGTAAAGGTAAATTTTCTTGATCACCGCCCAATACTATTTTATTAGGAATATAGTGTCGTTCTATCTCCGCGCGTTGTTGCAAAGCCTCGTTGCCGGTTATGGCCACCTCATAAATACCGCTGATCTCTTCGAGCAAAAGCAGGCACCAGTTGGCGTACGACGAGCCGAACTTGACCATATGCGGCATCACATTACGCAGCAACTGTGCCGATATATCTTGGTAGCGCTGTTGTTCGAAGAACAGGCCCAGCTTTTTCAGTCCGCGAGCCATGACCGAGTTGGACGATGAGATCACCCCGTCCATGATCTCGGTCTTACGTGCTATCAGTTGCTCATCATCTACAGCCGTATAATAGAACATGCCTTCATTCTCATCATAATAATATTTGATCGCATTGTCGGCGAGTTTGCCGGCCACATCGAGCCACTGCTTGTCAAAGGTCACCTCATACAAAGCGATGAAAGCATCGATCAGATTGGCATAGTCGTCCAGAAAGGCGATCGGTCGCTCGGCCGAGGTCGCGATACCTTCTTTATAAATGCGATGGATACGATGATCAGCATTGATCAGTTGAGTGGTAATGAACTGAGCGCTCTTCAAGGCTAACTTTAAATAAGCGTCATCGGCAAATGCACGGTAGGCTTCGCAGATGCCTTTCAGCATCAAGCCGTTCCAAGAAGCCAATATTTTATTATCTAACCCCGGACGTATGCGCTGACTGCGGGCACCAAAAACATTCATTTTAGCCGATAATACGATGGTCTGCAATTCATCGGTGCGGAGGCCTAATTTTTCGGCTAATTCCTCGTCGGTATTGTTTCTGAACAGCACGTTGGTGTGCTCCTCTTCCCAGTTGCCATCGTCGGTAACGTTATAATAGATATTGAACAGCTCTGCATCATCCTCTAATATCTCTTCAATATCTTCTTTGGTAAAGGTGTAGAACTTCCCTTCTACCCCTTCGCTGTCCGCATCCAATGCAGAATAAAACCCAAATTCCGGCGAGGTTAGCTCCCGCTCCACAAAAGCCAGTGTTTCTTTGACCACCTGCTTATACAACGGGTCCTGGTCCCATACGTAAGCTTCAGCATAAAGGGCCGCCAGCTGACCATTATCATAAAGCATCTTCTCAAAGTGAGGTACGTGCCAACGTCCGTCTACCGAGTATCGGGCAAAGCCGCCACCTGTGTGATCGTAGATACCACCATAAGCCATCTTTTTTAATGTCAATTTGGCCAAACCGGCAATGGTTTCATCATTTCGTTCATGCGCATAGCGCATCAGAAACTGCCAGTTGTTTGGCATCGGGAATTTGGGAGCCCGGCCTAAGCCACCTTCTGTGCTGTCAAGGTACTTCTTCCACTTTTCTACTATGGCGTCAAGTTCTTCCATTTGATAGGCTTCACGGTGAGGCACCAGGTCTACCGTTTCGAATTGTTGCACACCTTCGGTAAGGCGCACGGCATACTCTATAGCTTCGTCGGGGCGGTTAGAGTAAAAGTCGGCCAGACTCATCAGGATATTCATCCAGTCGTGCTTTTGGTAATACGTACCGCCATAAATAGGCCGCTGGTCCGGTAAACAAACGCAGTTAAGCGGCCAGCCGCCGCGGTTGGTCATGAGTTGTACCGCGCTCATGTAGATCTGGTCAACGTCGGGGCGTTCCTCCCGATCTACCTTGATGCAAACAAAGTGCTCGTTCATCAGGGCAGCCACCTGATCATCCTCAAAGCTCTCGTGTTCCATCACATGGCACCAATGGCAAGCCGAATAGCCAATACTTACGATGATGAGCTTATTTTCATCTCGTGCCTTCTGCAAGGCCTCTGCCCCCCAAGGGTACCAATCGACCGGGTTGTTAGCATGTTGTAATAGGTATGGAGACGCTGAATTAGCCAAACGATTCATAGGATAGTATTTATTATACAAGCTTTCAAAGCTATCAATAACTACCTGAAAACAGCACAATGGTTTTGCTTACCAGGCTAAGCAACATCGGTATCTGTGTAAAACCTTTGGGCTTTATACTTTCTCATTCGGGCATAAACCTGTAATTTCGCATCTAAATAGAAAAGAGGAAAAGACTTGGATTACTTAAAGGGATTGAATCCGCAGCAGCGGGCAGCGGCCGAACAAACAGAAGGTCCGGTGATGATCATTGCCGGTGCCGGATCAGGCAAAACGCGCGTGATCACTTACCGCGTGGCGCACTTGATACACAAGGGTGTTGATCCCTTCAACATATTGGTACTTACTTTTACCAACAAGGCCGCAAAGGAGATGCGCGAGCGTATTAGTAACGTAGTGGGTACAGAGGCCAAGAATATATGGATGGGAACCTTCCACTCCGTATTTGCCAAGATATTGCGCGTAGAGGCCAGCAAGCTGGGCTACCCAAGCAACTTCACCATATACGATACCGACGATAGTAAGAGCGTTTTGCGTGCGGTGCTCAAGGAAATGAACCTTGATGACAAGCTTTATGCGCCAAATTATGTTTACAACCGTATATCGGCCGCCAAGAACAACCTTGTATCGTGGAACGAGTATCAGCAAAATGAGCAGATCCAGGCCGACGACCATTCCAATGGCCGCGGGCATTTAGGCAAAGTGTATGAAAATTATGCTAACCGCTGCTTCAGGGCCGGAGCCATGGACTTCGATGATCTTTTGTTCCAGACCAACCGCCTGCTAAAAGAACATACGGACGTACTGTACAAGTACCAGAACAAATTCAAATACTTGATGGTGGATGAGTATCAGGATACCAACTTTTCGCAGTACCTGATAGTGAAGAAACTGGCCGCTATCAATGAGAACTTATGCGTGGTGGGCGATGATGCGCAGAGTATCTACGCGTTCCGTGGGGCCAACATACAGAACATCCTCAACTTTGAAAAGGATTACCCTGATCTGAAGGTGTATAAGTTAGAGCAGAACTATCGTTCGACGCAGAACATCGTTAACGTGGCTAACAGCATCATCGCTAATAATAAGGAACAGCTCAAAAAGAACGTCTTTTCAGAAAAGGACCACGGCGATAAGATCAAAGTGACCCGCGCCTACAGTGATAACGAAGAAGGAAAGACGGTGGCTGAGGCCATTATGCAGGAGCGTGCGACCAAAGGTTTAAAATGGCACGACTTCGCTATTTTGTATCGGACCAATGCTCAGTCAAGGTCTATGGAGGAAGGTTTGCGTAAGCTGAACATTCCTTATAAGATCTATGGCGGCCTATCCTTTTATCAACGTAAAGAGATCAAAGACCTGATCGCCTATTTCAGGCTTACCTTCAACCCTAATGATGAAGAGGCATTGAAGCGTGTGATCAACTATCCTAAACGCGGCATAGGTGACACTTCGGTGGACCGGATCATTTTAACTGCCGGACAGAACGGGATCACGCCTTGGGAGGTGATCGTTGAGCCATCAAAATATCTCGACGGACGTACATCGGCCAACATCGGTGTATTCTCGACCATGATACAAAGCTTTCAGGTGGTTACCCAAACTATGTCGGCCTATGACGCCGCCTTGCACATCGCTCAGCACTCGGGTGTATTGAAAGATCTTTATGAAGATAAATCGGTAGAGGGATTGAACCGCTATGAGAACATCCAGGAGCTACTGAACGGTATCAAGGAATTCTCGGAACGAGAGGACATCGAGCAGCGTACACTGGACGTTTTCATGCAAGACGTGGCCTTGCTCACCAATGATGACAACGACAAGAACCCTAACGCGGATACCGTTTCGCTCATGACCATCCACTCCTCTAAAGGACTGGAGTTCGGCAATGTATTCGTGGTGGGCTTAGAGGAGAACCTATTTCCGTCACAAATGTCGCTCAACTCGCGCAGCGACCTGGAAGAAGAACGCCGTTTGTTCTACGTAGCTGTCACACGGGCCGAGAACAAATTGACCATCAGTTATGCTACGTCGCGTTTCAAATTTGGT
This window harbors:
- the aroB gene encoding 3-dehydroquinate synthase, with the protein product METLESISYPVYFNDTLDQLVNLVEQGNYSRFFILTDEHTGEHCLPLLQSRFEHLNDQYDVIEVNAGEESKNIDFCAGIWKMLIDFGADRHALMINLGGGVIGDMGGFAASTYKRGIDFVQVPTTLLSQVDASVGGKTGIDFDNLKNIIGTFTQPKAVFIEPAFLQTLPPRQILSGYAEMLKHGLIEDAAYWNDLKAAGMQSGAPAPELVYRSVAIKNRVVVGDPLEKGYRKCLNFGHTVGHAVETYSLQNDGEKHITHGEAVAIGMICEAWLSHKKIGLSETELLEIIQVLTGMYPKYEFEESCYPVLSTLMRADKKNQHGKINCTLLQKIGQCSIDNICTEEELCESLTFYRSL
- a CDS encoding RNA-binding S4 domain-containing protein translates to MIEFKLEGDFIPMIQLLKATGLVYTGGEAQIVVAEGEVKYNGQVDLRKRLKVKRGDVVEFRSKKIMVV
- a CDS encoding proline dehydrogenase family protein — protein: MMRDKEIPTAAKHRPSFDNTQIAFKHASDADLKRAYWLFTAINNNFLVKVGPGLTNFAMNIGLPIKGLIKATIFKQFCGGETIAECDATIKKLYSGGVGTILDYSVEGEEEERVFDATRDEIIRTIERATTDPAAIPITVFKVTGVGRFALLEKLDAGTPLTPAEETEWQKVQARVQAICQKAHQSGIPVMIDAEETWIQDTIDKLAISMMRRFNKNKAIVYNTYQIYRHDKLASLKLDHDVARTGEFYLGVKVVRGAYMEKERKRAQEMGYPSPIQPNKAAADRDYDAALRFCVENIDRIALVAGTHNEASCLLLADLLDELNIPHNHPHVYFSQLLGMSDNLSFNLSDSSYNVAKYVPYGPVKAVMPYLFRRAQENTSIAGQTSRELTLISKEKARRGI
- a CDS encoding outer membrane beta-barrel protein; this encodes MKILFTFITILFLSSVLYAQVPGRPGGTTRPPLLTREVSGIVKDSTDEAVIGATVKLKTATDSAVTTTNADGIFIFKNVRSATFVITITNIGYRPMVKRMLNNDAIPRLVLDPFVLNTDSRVLDAVTVQAPSITYKTDTVEYRASDYKVRPNATVDEVLKKMEGMEVGSDGSVTHQGQSVTKVKLNGKVYSGGNVAQAIQNLPADIVDKIQVVDDYGDAAARTGIKDGDPEKVLNITTRADRSVGNIIRANAGVGNDKRYEGRLFLQRLNGNQQVGVIGDLRNTVNGVASTGSNGGSAGGPGGPGGGQGGNSSSSGSGGTTRTGGPTISYSDQWGKKIQVTGSYGFNFSNVNSLNNSNGQQFFNTLTQNRGDSTIFFVANSQAQNNRKTHRFEFKMDYQIDSANFLQITPTVNIANADNLSQSSRFETGLRHQDRLGLNNSFNRSPSFGGLVFYQHLFKKPRRNLSFQVNYNTAKVEQDNEQNNNIIYYADASDRVLKDSVVHRYIERDNLTRNIRTSFTYVEPLTTTSQVEFNAQVNYRGYDNTAFTSNILNNGQRVNIDSLSNVYNYSFTESRIALNYRVNQTKYNLSLGVTAVPTNLSGTRVSQGNVTSDRSYFNLIPIARFQYVWSRQQRFSVNYTGNPQEPTFNQIQPVRDVSNPQNPVVGNPDLKPAFRHTILTQYNNYIANSKLNLSANVNTSIVANQIVTNNVRIPDAYGAFKNETRFVNLNGNYSVNGNYNIQKQLADRKYNLSLNGSVGYAKNISMLNNVTNDRVVWRLNERLGPRMNPNETIELNPYVVYDITRTFFASNPASNTDIRTTAIAIDGKLYLLKNRTLEFGYNGSKNFVSGIPNYLSRNPLVINAYIENQFFARRSLTVRFQVFDILKQNNFVNQVTTDNSVTNTLTNALSRYFMFSVRANLQKWTGSPSRGGRALRRRGDGSFIEP
- a CDS encoding toxin-antitoxin system YwqK family antitoxin → MKKHLLLFFSLFIFCSGFAQETVERTRKFTADVVEKYSVLKTNDTVMHGTYAAYIRKTLVAAGRYDNNKKVGTWTFFDAQGKLCQRFNYDRSALIYEAPIDSLSGIRYLVDDSLKNDPKFTRPVRIGGRFYGFLSYINLVRLPKAYAGLSNETDRVSMELLISPGGRLAEFKLRIGYANVPMSDGDEMLTLNTKLLTDEDKVFLPATLNDQPIGIRMIIPCYFYKYDEIRMR
- a CDS encoding FKBP-type peptidyl-prolyl cis-trans isomerase, with product MKIEPQHVVSLTYDLYVNQEDGTEALVESTTLEQPLTFLYGAGQMLPRFEDNLSTLSTGDKFDFKLSAEDAYGEYNDEAVANLPKEMFQGQDMPEVGSILPLQDNQGNRFQGQVVSVVEDSVIVDLNHPMAGQELHFKGEIINVRPANPEELAHGHAHGPDGHHGH
- a CDS encoding thioredoxin domain-containing protein translates to MNRLANSASPYLLQHANNPVDWYPWGAEALQKARDENKLIIVSIGYSACHWCHVMEHESFEDDQVAALMNEHFVCIKVDREERPDVDQIYMSAVQLMTNRGGWPLNCVCLPDQRPIYGGTYYQKHDWMNILMSLADFYSNRPDEAIEYAVRLTEGVQQFETVDLVPHREAYQMEELDAIVEKWKKYLDSTEGGLGRAPKFPMPNNWQFLMRYAHERNDETIAGLAKLTLKKMAYGGIYDHTGGGFARYSVDGRWHVPHFEKMLYDNGQLAALYAEAYVWDQDPLYKQVVKETLAFVERELTSPEFGFYSALDADSEGVEGKFYTFTKEDIEEILEDDAELFNIYYNVTDDGNWEEEHTNVLFRNNTDEELAEKLGLRTDELQTIVLSAKMNVFGARSQRIRPGLDNKILASWNGLMLKGICEAYRAFADDAYLKLALKSAQFITTQLINADHRIHRIYKEGIATSAERPIAFLDDYANLIDAFIALYEVTFDKQWLDVAGKLADNAIKYYYDENEGMFYYTAVDDEQLIARKTEIMDGVISSSNSVMARGLKKLGLFFEQQRYQDISAQLLRNVMPHMVKFGSSYANWCLLLLEEISGIYEVAITGNEALQQRAEIERHYIPNKIVLGGDQENLPLLQDRVADDTRFFICKDRTCGLPVHSVEEAIKQIKL
- a CDS encoding ATP-dependent helicase, translated to MDYLKGLNPQQRAAAEQTEGPVMIIAGAGSGKTRVITYRVAHLIHKGVDPFNILVLTFTNKAAKEMRERISNVVGTEAKNIWMGTFHSVFAKILRVEASKLGYPSNFTIYDTDDSKSVLRAVLKEMNLDDKLYAPNYVYNRISAAKNNLVSWNEYQQNEQIQADDHSNGRGHLGKVYENYANRCFRAGAMDFDDLLFQTNRLLKEHTDVLYKYQNKFKYLMVDEYQDTNFSQYLIVKKLAAINENLCVVGDDAQSIYAFRGANIQNILNFEKDYPDLKVYKLEQNYRSTQNIVNVANSIIANNKEQLKKNVFSEKDHGDKIKVTRAYSDNEEGKTVAEAIMQERATKGLKWHDFAILYRTNAQSRSMEEGLRKLNIPYKIYGGLSFYQRKEIKDLIAYFRLTFNPNDEEALKRVINYPKRGIGDTSVDRIILTAGQNGITPWEVIVEPSKYLDGRTSANIGVFSTMIQSFQVVTQTMSAYDAALHIAQHSGVLKDLYEDKSVEGLNRYENIQELLNGIKEFSEREDIEQRTLDVFMQDVALLTNDDNDKNPNADTVSLMTIHSSKGLEFGNVFVVGLEENLFPSQMSLNSRSDLEEERRLFYVAVTRAENKLTISYATSRFKFGTLINCEPSRFLDEIDPQYLELDFKAKPQNDNPFFEERKSAWSRNANPNSDTFAKPKPAPTVKTTSLLAKAHVPSAGFAPTDTSNLQVGMEVEHERFGYGKVINLEGNKPDVKATIFFKEIGQKQLLLKFAKLRVIQ